One Leishmania major strain Friedlin complete genome, chromosome 29 DNA segment encodes these proteins:
- a CDS encoding hypothetical protein (previous protein_id=AAZ09626.1), translated as MCVWERSRLLPLVVLCYCVALSCTRALVCLQRSVSVGSFLVCLPLLDLLVGCSTAELQLRVCVRFRRAYQWSAGNSTKHTHTSASSPSPPLLSFSDAQLFGACHFEAFMLAYLH; from the coding sequence atgtgcgtgtgggagCGCTCTCGGCTCCTCCCACTCGTTGTCTTGTGCTATTGTGTGGCCCTCTCTTGCACACGCGCGTTGGTGTGTCTGCAACGCAGCGTCTCTGTGGGCTCTTTTCTTGTTTGCTTGCCGCTGCTTGACCTCCTTGTAGGTTGCAGCACAgctgagctgcagctgcgggtgtgcgtgcgtttcAGGCGGGCGTACCAGTGGTCTGCCGGAAACAGCaccaaacacacgcacacatcggcttcttctccctccccaccgctGCTTTCTTTTTCAGATGCCCAGCTGTTCGGAGCGTGTCATTTTGAGGCCTTCATGTTGGCGTACCTGCACTGA